From the Luteolibacter arcticus genome, one window contains:
- the nuoK gene encoding NADH-quinone oxidoreductase subunit NuoK, whose translation MASLHDYLLVSGLLFAIGLSGVVLRRNIIVVFMCLELMLSAANLTLVAFSRFHGANGLPDYHGQMLVFFVITVAAAEVAVGLAIIVALYRARQTISTDGLTSMRG comes from the coding sequence ATGGCCTCCCTTCACGACTATCTTCTCGTTTCCGGACTGCTGTTCGCCATCGGCCTTAGCGGCGTGGTGCTGCGGCGGAACATCATCGTGGTCTTCATGTGCCTCGAGCTGATGCTCAGCGCCGCGAACCTCACGCTGGTGGCTTTTTCGCGCTTCCACGGTGCGAACGGCCTGCCGGACTACCATGGCCAGATGCTGGTCTTCTTCGTGATCACCGTTGCCGCCGCCGAGGTGGCGGTGGGCCTAGCCATCATCGTCGCGCTCTACCGGGCCCGGCAGACGATCAGCACCGACGGCCTCACCAGCATGCGCGGCTGA
- a CDS encoding NADH-quinone oxidoreductase subunit J family protein has product MPLVLFWFFAVVMLVGGIAVVSLRNPVASALSMVASFVGLAGLFIGLNAFFVGIIQILVYAGAIMVLFIFIIMLLDLKIEEKRAPKLAPLLGGLGIVLAFTIQLIGILSKTPDVESKPLDLTIASTHFTHSSPGISTKLAAGHLPDVNLIGDILFKGYNLPLQIVGVLLLVATIGVVVLSKRQPT; this is encoded by the coding sequence ATGCCTTTGGTCTTATTCTGGTTCTTCGCGGTCGTCATGCTTGTCGGCGGCATCGCGGTGGTATCGTTGCGAAATCCGGTCGCCTCGGCCTTGTCGATGGTGGCTTCTTTTGTCGGTCTCGCCGGCCTGTTCATCGGTCTGAACGCTTTCTTCGTCGGGATCATCCAGATCCTCGTTTATGCGGGTGCAATCATGGTGCTGTTCATCTTCATCATCATGCTCCTCGACCTGAAGATTGAGGAGAAGCGGGCACCGAAGCTCGCCCCGCTGCTGGGCGGACTGGGCATCGTGCTGGCCTTCACCATCCAGCTCATCGGCATCCTGTCCAAGACTCCCGATGTCGAATCGAAGCCTCTCGATCTTACCATCGCCTCAACCCATTTCACCCACAGCAGCCCGGGCATCTCGACCAAGCTGGCTGCCGGCCACCTGCCTGACGTCAACCTGATCGGCGACATCCTCTTCAAGGGCTACAACCTGCCGCTGCAAATCGTCGGCGTGTTGCTTCTCGTCGCCACCATCGGCGTCGTCGTCCTCTCCAAGCGCCAACCGACCTGA
- a CDS encoding complex I subunit 1/NuoH family protein, with translation MDLVSLLVILAKVIGLTFMVVLPLVPISVYFERRFSAIIQDRVGPNRVGVPLTLFGAKKDFSFFGLIQPMADGVKLFLKEDFTPSHVRKAFYWLAPALTVIPALVTVCVVPFGGDIVVNGQAHKLVIADLDVGPLFIFAISSLAVYGITLAGWSSNSKFPFIGGVRSMAQMISYEIALGLSVVPVLLYYGDLNLSNIVEEQSKNGWLLLPLWGESAPWNNGGDYTAWLFWIPAMIAFVIFTTSVFAETNRMPFDLPECETELVGGYHTEYSSMKFAMFFMGEYAAMVIGSAMVVTLFLGGWSLGPWFDNWAAGLAIGSVKIGGLLNMAVFMGKLVAFILFFILVRWTVPRFRYDQLMRLGWVIFFEAALINVFLAALVIAAPQFGAAITVGGLVVLAIVTGALIWVLKVSEKKSIPVSI, from the coding sequence ATGGATCTCGTCTCCCTACTTGTCATCCTCGCCAAGGTCATCGGCCTCACCTTCATGGTGGTGCTGCCGCTGGTGCCGATCTCCGTTTATTTCGAGCGCCGCTTTTCCGCGATCATCCAGGACCGCGTCGGCCCGAACCGGGTGGGCGTCCCGCTCACGCTGTTTGGCGCCAAGAAGGATTTCTCGTTCTTCGGCCTGATCCAGCCGATGGCGGACGGCGTGAAGCTGTTCCTGAAGGAGGACTTTACCCCCTCGCACGTCCGCAAGGCCTTCTACTGGCTGGCCCCGGCATTGACGGTGATTCCGGCGTTGGTGACCGTATGCGTCGTTCCCTTTGGTGGTGACATCGTCGTGAATGGTCAGGCCCACAAGCTGGTCATCGCTGACCTGGATGTCGGGCCGCTGTTCATCTTCGCGATCTCTTCGCTGGCGGTCTATGGCATCACGCTCGCCGGCTGGTCTTCGAACTCGAAGTTTCCCTTCATCGGTGGGGTTCGGTCGATGGCGCAGATGATCTCTTACGAGATCGCCCTAGGCCTATCGGTCGTGCCCGTGCTGCTGTACTACGGGGATCTCAACCTCTCGAACATCGTCGAGGAACAGTCCAAGAACGGCTGGCTGCTGCTGCCTCTCTGGGGCGAATCCGCTCCATGGAACAACGGCGGCGACTACACCGCCTGGCTGTTCTGGATCCCGGCGATGATCGCCTTTGTGATCTTTACCACCTCGGTCTTCGCGGAGACCAATCGCATGCCCTTCGACCTTCCGGAGTGCGAGACCGAACTCGTGGGTGGTTATCACACGGAATACTCCTCGATGAAGTTCGCCATGTTCTTCATGGGTGAATATGCCGCCATGGTGATTGGCTCGGCGATGGTCGTGACGCTGTTCCTCGGCGGCTGGTCACTTGGCCCGTGGTTCGACAACTGGGCGGCAGGCCTTGCGATCGGGTCGGTGAAGATCGGCGGGCTCCTGAACATGGCCGTCTTCATGGGCAAGCTGGTGGCCTTCATCCTCTTCTTCATCCTCGTCCGCTGGACGGTGCCGCGGTTCCGCTATGACCAGCTCATGCGCCTTGGCTGGGTGATCTTCTTCGAAGCCGCCCTGATCAATGTCTTCCTCGCCGCGCTGGTCATTGCCGCGCCGCAATTCGGTGCCGCCATTACCGTCGGCGGATTGGTCGTCCTGGCTATCGTCACCGGGGCCCTCATCTGGGTGCTCAAGGTATCCGAGAAGAAATCCATCCCGGTCTCCATCTAA
- a CDS encoding response regulator, producing MNPKSYLLIIVDNESFLAVLEQTLKGEGYPVATAANGEEAVELAKNKQFQVILIDLVLPGKGGFEIIETLKDCLPEVRMIAMTGGLKGRSDSFLRMAEKMGACRTLAKPFSKEELLNAIEGRVAGPT from the coding sequence ATGAATCCGAAATCCTATCTTCTCATCATTGTTGACAATGAATCTTTTCTCGCCGTCCTCGAACAGACTTTGAAAGGGGAAGGCTATCCTGTAGCCACGGCGGCGAACGGCGAGGAGGCGGTGGAGCTGGCGAAGAACAAGCAATTCCAGGTAATTTTGATCGACCTGGTGCTCCCGGGAAAAGGCGGCTTTGAGATCATCGAGACCCTGAAGGATTGCCTGCCCGAGGTTCGAATGATCGCCATGACGGGCGGCTTGAAAGGCCGCTCCGACTCCTTCCTGCGGATGGCGGAGAAGATGGGGGCATGCCGAACGCTAGCGAAGCCATTCTCGAAGGAAGAACTGCTCAATGCCATTGAGGGGAGAGTCGCCGGTCCGACGTAA
- a CDS encoding circadian clock KaiB family protein — protein sequence MSGPAHFKLRLHVAGNAPNSARAIANLHALCQKHLPERHEIEIVDVLREPGRALADHVLMTPLLVKLSPAPVCKIVGNLSETPPVLEALGLPSLTR from the coding sequence ATGAGCGGGCCCGCCCATTTCAAACTGCGGCTTCACGTCGCCGGGAACGCTCCGAATTCCGCGCGGGCCATCGCCAACCTTCACGCGCTTTGCCAGAAACATCTGCCGGAGCGCCATGAGATTGAAATCGTGGACGTGCTCCGCGAACCGGGCCGGGCGCTGGCCGATCATGTGCTGATGACGCCTCTGCTCGTGAAGCTTTCACCGGCACCGGTGTGCAAGATCGTCGGCAACCTGAGCGAGACCCCCCCCGTCCTTGAAGCGCTGGGGCTACCTTCCTTGACCCGATGA
- a CDS encoding PAS domain-containing hybrid sensor histidine kinase/response regulator, with protein sequence MKLYPAAVTEESAEEIATLVRQLHEIQQRLRYLTGGEVDAVTHPDGQSYLLHEAQEQLRTSEEELRKHQTELRVLFDYLPAMIVFKDTGNGILRANKQLAETVGMSVTEIEGKSAHEIFPVEAAKYFADDREVIRSGTPKLGIVETMHDKEGREITIQTDKVPVCDGSGMVTGVVVMSVDITERRLAELAILFNEQRYRNLVEATTAIVWDTPASGEFQMEQPGWSAFTGQSFGEYRGWGWLEAIHPDDRAETARIWSAAVASRSIYQVEHRLRASDHSYRDMVVRAVPILASDGTIVQWTGIHTDVTERKLVEQQLFRAQRMEGIGTLASGIAHDLNNALAPIIMALDLFKMRFPDQASRELIETVGTSARRGADMVGQLLSFARGDEGRRVEVRLTEVLGEVAKIANDTFLKTIRVRSIFPQDLGTVTGDPTQLHQVLLNLCVNARDAMPDGGKLTLSAENIQLDEHSVGLNPEAKVGTYVMLQVEDSGAGMQSELIEKIFDPFFTTKEVGQGTGLGLYTSLGIVKSHGGFLRVRSDPGRGTCFQIYLPARDEVSSDHAEEIAAEIPRGAGELILVVDDEEAVRRLTRLTLEAYGYRVILASEGAEAATIYAASHGEIAAVLTDVMMPVMGGAASIKVMRQINPSVRIVAASGLAEGSPSADACGPGAYLSLPKPYTAASLLKAIRAVLHPAPSHKLPYQHEDRGVQRGQCSGDQQESVMNG encoded by the coding sequence ATGAAATTATATCCCGCCGCGGTGACGGAGGAATCCGCCGAGGAGATTGCGACCCTTGTCCGCCAGCTCCATGAAATCCAGCAACGTCTCCGCTATCTGACCGGGGGGGAGGTGGACGCGGTAACGCATCCGGACGGCCAATCCTATCTTTTGCACGAGGCGCAGGAGCAACTGCGGACCAGCGAGGAAGAGCTGCGAAAGCACCAGACCGAACTGCGGGTCCTCTTCGACTATCTGCCCGCGATGATCGTCTTCAAAGATACCGGTAATGGGATACTCAGGGCAAACAAGCAGCTCGCGGAGACCGTCGGAATGTCCGTGACGGAGATCGAAGGGAAATCAGCGCATGAAATCTTCCCCGTCGAAGCGGCTAAATACTTCGCGGACGATCGGGAAGTGATCCGTTCGGGGACGCCGAAACTGGGAATCGTTGAGACGATGCACGACAAGGAGGGCCGGGAAATCACAATCCAGACGGACAAGGTCCCGGTTTGTGACGGAAGCGGGATGGTGACCGGAGTGGTTGTCATGTCGGTGGACATCACCGAGCGCCGGCTTGCGGAGTTAGCGATCCTCTTCAACGAACAACGATACCGCAACCTGGTGGAAGCCACGACCGCGATCGTCTGGGACACTCCCGCTTCGGGGGAATTCCAAATGGAGCAGCCCGGGTGGAGCGCCTTCACCGGTCAAAGCTTCGGAGAGTATCGCGGCTGGGGCTGGCTGGAGGCCATCCATCCGGACGACCGGGCCGAGACCGCGCGAATCTGGTCTGCCGCCGTTGCCAGCCGTTCCATCTACCAGGTGGAACACCGGCTCCGCGCGAGCGATCACAGCTACCGCGATATGGTCGTGCGTGCCGTGCCCATTCTCGCGTCTGACGGGACCATCGTCCAATGGACCGGCATCCACACCGATGTGACGGAGCGCAAGCTGGTCGAACAGCAGCTCTTCCGGGCGCAACGAATGGAAGGCATCGGCACGCTGGCCAGCGGCATCGCCCACGATCTGAACAACGCGCTCGCGCCGATCATCATGGCACTCGACCTGTTCAAGATGAGGTTCCCCGATCAAGCCAGCCGGGAATTGATCGAAACCGTGGGCACCAGCGCCCGCCGCGGGGCGGACATGGTCGGGCAGCTCCTCTCCTTCGCCCGCGGCGACGAGGGACGGCGTGTGGAAGTGCGGCTCACGGAGGTTCTCGGGGAGGTCGCGAAGATCGCCAACGATACGTTTCTCAAGACCATCCGGGTGCGGTCGATCTTCCCACAGGATCTCGGGACGGTCACAGGCGATCCCACCCAGCTCCACCAAGTGCTTCTGAACCTCTGCGTCAACGCCCGCGACGCCATGCCCGACGGCGGCAAGCTCACCCTCTCCGCGGAGAACATCCAATTGGACGAACACTCTGTCGGATTGAACCCCGAAGCCAAGGTCGGCACTTACGTTATGCTCCAAGTTGAAGACAGCGGCGCAGGGATGCAGTCGGAGCTGATCGAAAAGATCTTCGACCCTTTCTTCACCACCAAAGAGGTCGGCCAAGGCACGGGCCTCGGCCTCTACACGTCGCTCGGCATCGTCAAAAGCCATGGCGGCTTCCTCCGCGTCCGGAGCGATCCGGGCAGGGGCACATGCTTCCAAATCTATCTCCCCGCGCGGGACGAGGTGTCTTCCGATCATGCGGAGGAAATCGCCGCCGAGATCCCGCGGGGTGCGGGCGAGCTGATCCTCGTCGTCGATGACGAGGAGGCGGTCCGCCGGCTCACTCGCCTGACGCTCGAGGCCTATGGCTATCGGGTTATCCTCGCGTCCGAAGGAGCCGAGGCGGCGACGATCTATGCCGCAAGCCACGGAGAAATTGCCGCCGTTCTAACTGACGTCATGATGCCGGTGATGGGGGGGGCGGCCTCCATAAAGGTGATGCGCCAGATCAACCCATCCGTGAGGATCGTTGCCGCGAGCGGCCTGGCGGAAGGCTCCCCATCGGCGGACGCTTGCGGCCCCGGCGCGTATCTCTCCCTGCCAAAGCCCTATACCGCCGCAAGTTTGCTCAAGGCAATCCGGGCCGTGCTTCACCCTGCCCCATCTCACAAACTGCCGTATCAGCATGAAGATCGTGGAGTCCAGCGCGGCCAGTGCTCCGGCGATCAGCAAGAAAGTGTCATGAACGGCTGA
- a CDS encoding NuoI/complex I 23 kDa subunit family protein — protein sequence MAVVKVTRPKLNAGEKIYLGAVIKGFFITMKHAVASLRGKTRGSKAMESSGLGITMQYPEQKWDEHLPEHYRGAPALVTDEQGRERCVSCQLCEFICPPKAIKIIPSEIPSDDPWAKVEKRPLEFDIDMIRCIYCGMCEEVCPEQAIFLRKDYAITGLKRADMVHDKEKLYEIGGKRVGLVNKWNELK from the coding sequence ATGGCCGTCGTCAAAGTCACACGTCCGAAACTGAACGCTGGGGAGAAGATCTACCTCGGCGCAGTCATAAAGGGCTTCTTCATCACGATGAAGCACGCCGTCGCCTCGCTGCGCGGCAAGACCCGCGGATCGAAGGCGATGGAATCGTCCGGTCTCGGCATCACGATGCAGTATCCCGAGCAAAAGTGGGACGAGCATCTGCCAGAGCACTACCGCGGCGCACCCGCGTTGGTCACCGATGAGCAGGGCCGCGAGCGCTGCGTATCCTGCCAACTCTGCGAATTCATCTGCCCGCCGAAGGCGATCAAGATCATCCCGAGCGAGATTCCATCCGATGACCCGTGGGCCAAGGTCGAGAAGCGCCCGTTGGAGTTCGATATCGACATGATCCGCTGCATCTACTGCGGCATGTGCGAGGAAGTCTGTCCCGAGCAGGCGATTTTCCTCCGCAAGGACTACGCGATCACCGGCTTGAAGCGCGCCGACATGGTGCACGACAAGGAGAAGCTCTACGAAATCGGCGGCAAGCGCGTCGGCCTCGTTAACAAGTGGAATGAGCTGAAGTGA
- the nuoL gene encoding NADH-quinone oxidoreductase subunit L, which translates to MAWVLLFLPLIAAAANQLYLKRNAFIASMVSVVSVAVTFGISLMLLGKTDAPKPIDWLSVGDFHLQIGITLDKLSTGMMIVVTGIGLLVHIFSLAYMADDSAKARYFTCLSLFMFSMTGIVLASNFIMTFMFWELVGLSSYLLIGHWYQKASAADAAKKAFIVNRVGDFGFMIGILMLWGITGHLGFAGMKEWAAGGGLATVSTGVLGAALLCVFCGAVGKSAQMPLHVWLPDAMEGPTPVSALIHAATMVAAGVYMLFRVQLSIGAEAFDNFSGETIAWIGGITSLCAALMATQQNDIKKILAYSTLSQLGYMVMAVGLLAGEAGMFHLFTHAWFKALLFLGSGAIIYACHHEQDIWKMGGLFKKMPFTGLTFLIGTAALIAVPFVTSGFYSKEEILAAAYGGNKWLFGIAVFVAFLTTFYMTRAFVVTFLGKTRSDNSDHAHEVGPLMLLPLILLAGMAIGSAWLTGPLNAMDPRVHAHGHHEGHSIILGASIGSLVLGLIAGFVLYNGKERDPISIPFFRDRLKIDAFYDNVIVRYFQDAFAAVVHFFDEFLINGLIVGGFSRLAESFGGLFRRVQSGNLQGYAFAFGIGVILVIYFTAF; encoded by the coding sequence ATGGCCTGGGTCCTCCTGTTCCTCCCGCTGATCGCCGCCGCGGCGAACCAGCTTTATCTCAAGCGGAACGCCTTCATCGCGTCGATGGTGTCGGTCGTCTCCGTCGCGGTGACGTTCGGCATTTCGCTGATGCTGCTCGGCAAGACCGATGCACCCAAGCCGATCGATTGGCTCAGCGTTGGCGACTTCCATCTCCAGATCGGCATCACCTTGGACAAGCTGTCCACCGGTATGATGATCGTGGTTACGGGCATCGGCTTGTTGGTTCACATCTTCTCGTTGGCCTACATGGCCGACGACAGCGCCAAGGCGCGCTACTTCACCTGCCTCTCGCTCTTCATGTTTTCGATGACCGGCATCGTGCTGGCGTCGAATTTCATCATGACCTTCATGTTCTGGGAGCTGGTCGGCCTCAGCTCCTACCTGCTGATCGGTCACTGGTATCAGAAAGCCTCCGCCGCAGATGCCGCCAAGAAAGCGTTCATCGTGAACCGGGTGGGGGACTTCGGTTTCATGATCGGCATCCTAATGCTGTGGGGCATCACCGGTCACCTCGGCTTCGCTGGCATGAAGGAATGGGCCGCTGGTGGTGGATTGGCCACGGTTTCGACCGGTGTGCTGGGTGCCGCGCTGCTCTGCGTCTTCTGCGGCGCGGTCGGCAAATCCGCCCAGATGCCGCTCCACGTCTGGTTGCCGGACGCGATGGAAGGCCCGACCCCGGTGTCCGCGCTGATTCACGCAGCGACGATGGTGGCGGCCGGCGTTTACATGCTCTTCCGCGTCCAGCTCTCGATTGGAGCTGAAGCCTTCGATAACTTCTCCGGCGAGACCATCGCTTGGATCGGCGGCATCACTTCGCTGTGCGCCGCGCTGATGGCGACCCAGCAGAACGACATCAAGAAGATCCTCGCCTACTCGACGCTGTCGCAGCTCGGCTACATGGTGATGGCCGTGGGTCTGCTCGCGGGCGAGGCCGGCATGTTCCACCTCTTCACCCACGCTTGGTTCAAGGCGCTGCTCTTCCTTGGCTCCGGCGCAATCATCTACGCCTGCCACCACGAGCAGGACATCTGGAAGATGGGCGGGCTGTTTAAGAAGATGCCATTCACTGGCCTCACCTTCTTGATCGGCACCGCAGCGTTGATCGCCGTGCCGTTCGTCACTTCCGGTTTCTACTCAAAGGAAGAAATCCTCGCCGCTGCCTATGGGGGCAACAAGTGGCTGTTCGGAATCGCCGTCTTCGTCGCCTTCCTGACGACCTTCTACATGACCCGCGCCTTCGTTGTCACCTTCCTTGGAAAGACCCGTTCCGACAATTCCGATCACGCCCACGAGGTGGGGCCGCTCATGTTGCTTCCTTTGATCCTGCTAGCGGGCATGGCAATCGGCTCCGCTTGGCTTACCGGCCCGCTCAATGCGATGGATCCCCGGGTTCACGCCCATGGTCATCATGAAGGTCACTCGATCATTCTCGGCGCATCCATTGGGTCCCTGGTGCTCGGCCTGATCGCCGGCTTCGTCCTCTACAACGGCAAGGAACGCGATCCGATTTCGATCCCCTTCTTCCGCGATCGCCTCAAGATCGACGCCTTCTACGACAACGTCATCGTCCGCTACTTCCAGGACGCCTTCGCGGCCGTCGTCCACTTCTTCGATGAGTTCCTCATCAATGGCCTGATCGTCGGTGGCTTCAGCCGCCTGGCGGAAAGTTTCGGCGGTCTGTTCCGCCGGGTCCAGTCGGGCAATCTCCAAGGCTACGCGTTCGCTTTCGGCATCGGCGTCATCCTCGTCATCTACTTCACCGCGTTCTGA
- a CDS encoding four helix bundle protein — MIEEMAAEPAKTFEDLEAWKAARELRVFVFRRVVPELRQHREFDLMDQIKRASRSVGNNIAEGYGRFHFRDNYRFCSNARGSLAETLDHLITCNDDDLISAELLAEGRELFEQALKVLNGYMLWLKRSADPAGHSRDPN, encoded by the coding sequence GTGATTGAGGAGATGGCAGCGGAACCGGCGAAAACATTCGAAGATCTGGAGGCGTGGAAAGCGGCTCGGGAACTACGCGTGTTCGTGTTTCGCAGGGTGGTTCCCGAACTGAGACAGCATCGTGAGTTTGATCTTATGGATCAGATCAAACGTGCTTCGCGCTCTGTTGGGAACAACATCGCAGAAGGCTACGGTCGCTTCCACTTCCGCGACAATTACCGCTTCTGTTCCAATGCCCGCGGTTCTCTTGCGGAAACACTCGATCACTTGATCACCTGCAACGATGACGATCTGATTTCTGCCGAACTCCTGGCCGAAGGACGCGAGCTCTTTGAGCAAGCGTTAAAAGTCCTCAACGGCTACATGCTCTGGCTGAAGCGTTCCGCCGACCCTGCGGGTCACTCCCGAGACCCCAATTAA
- a CDS encoding molybdopterin-dependent oxidoreductase — translation MSDQAATAEAKLPKDLAAEKGLVNVQIDGVWLQVPRGMRMIEACKLATQEVPHYCYHPKLSAPGNCRMCLVQMGMPPRPAPGQDPTYDAEGYVPIGWMPRPVIACANTVAENMGIRTTGELVEKCREGVMEFLLINHPLDCPICDQAGECRLQEFSVEHGRGESRFVDMKVKKPKNVDIGPRVRLDDERCIMCSRCIRFMDEVADDAVLGFTQRGTHTTLTVHPGRRLDSNYSLNTVDICPVGALTSNDFRFQMRVWFLKETKSIDVNCGTGANITIWTRGNKIHRITPRQNDDVNSTWMPDSHRLNFHYIDGETRLTEPMIRAGSSHQTNSWFHSIRTTAEELKKFQGGEIAIIASARMTNEELFLVHGLASELGTGQFTTVPRTGESDGILISEDRNPNTTGAKLVWQTPDPHGGLFAIREGVRSGAIKALLVLGEDLFEAGFTKEDLEKPAFIASIQLLAGATAEVSDVVLPGAAFSEKRGSMVNVTGRLQRLNRAVEPLGDAKDDWEILRDLILALQGANPTDGPAMIEDVFKSMAASVTEFNGLSLSKIGDLGQPVTETGVKIPLLENERARKAAGLING, via the coding sequence ATGAGCGATCAAGCCGCCACCGCCGAAGCCAAGCTTCCGAAGGATCTCGCCGCCGAAAAAGGCCTGGTAAACGTGCAGATCGACGGGGTCTGGCTCCAAGTCCCGCGTGGGATGCGGATGATCGAGGCCTGTAAGCTGGCGACGCAGGAAGTCCCGCACTACTGCTACCACCCGAAGCTTTCCGCACCGGGAAATTGCCGGATGTGCCTCGTCCAGATGGGCATGCCGCCGCGTCCGGCCCCCGGCCAGGACCCGACCTACGACGCCGAGGGCTACGTGCCGATCGGCTGGATGCCCCGCCCGGTGATCGCCTGCGCGAATACGGTGGCGGAAAACATGGGCATTCGCACCACCGGGGAACTGGTCGAAAAGTGCCGGGAGGGCGTGATGGAGTTCCTGCTCATCAATCACCCGCTGGACTGCCCGATCTGCGACCAGGCCGGCGAGTGCCGCCTGCAGGAGTTTTCCGTGGAACACGGGCGCGGCGAGTCGCGCTTCGTGGACATGAAGGTCAAGAAGCCGAAGAACGTGGACATCGGTCCGCGGGTCCGGCTCGATGACGAGCGCTGCATCATGTGCAGCCGCTGCATCCGCTTCATGGATGAGGTCGCCGATGACGCCGTCCTGGGCTTCACCCAGCGCGGCACGCACACCACGCTGACGGTCCACCCAGGGCGCAGGCTGGACTCGAATTACTCTCTCAATACCGTCGATATCTGTCCGGTCGGGGCATTGACCTCCAATGACTTCCGCTTCCAGATGCGGGTCTGGTTCCTCAAGGAGACCAAGAGCATCGATGTCAACTGCGGCACGGGCGCCAACATCACCATATGGACGCGCGGCAACAAGATCCACCGGATCACCCCGCGCCAGAATGACGACGTCAACTCGACGTGGATGCCGGATTCGCACCGGTTGAACTTCCATTACATCGATGGCGAGACCCGCCTGACCGAGCCGATGATCCGGGCCGGCTCCAGCCACCAGACGAATTCGTGGTTCCACTCAATTCGCACCACCGCGGAAGAGCTGAAGAAGTTCCAGGGCGGCGAGATCGCTATCATTGCGTCCGCCCGCATGACCAATGAGGAGCTTTTCCTCGTGCATGGGCTGGCCAGCGAACTCGGTACCGGGCAATTCACCACCGTTCCCCGCACCGGCGAGAGCGACGGCATCCTGATTTCCGAGGACCGCAACCCGAACACCACCGGCGCGAAGCTGGTCTGGCAGACGCCCGATCCCCATGGCGGCCTGTTCGCCATCCGCGAAGGGGTTCGGTCCGGTGCCATCAAGGCGCTGCTGGTGCTGGGCGAAGACCTCTTCGAGGCCGGATTCACCAAGGAAGATCTTGAGAAGCCCGCCTTCATTGCCTCCATCCAGCTTCTTGCCGGTGCGACCGCCGAGGTCAGCGACGTGGTGCTTCCCGGTGCGGCCTTCTCCGAGAAGCGCGGCTCGATGGTCAATGTCACCGGCCGCCTCCAGCGTCTCAACCGAGCCGTCGAACCTCTGGGCGATGCGAAGGACGACTGGGAAATCCTCCGCGATCTCATTCTGGCGCTCCAAGGAGCGAACCCGACCGATGGCCCCGCGATGATCGAGGATGTCTTCAAGTCGATGGCTGCAAGCGTCACCGAGTTCAACGGCCTCTCGCTCTCGAAGATTGGCGATCTCGGCCAGCCAGTCACCGAAACCGGCGTGAAGATCCCGCTGCTCGAAAATGAACGCGCCCGCAAGGCCGCCGGCCTGATCAACGGCTAA